The following proteins come from a genomic window of Paenibacillus wynnii:
- the sdhA gene encoding succinate dehydrogenase flavoprotein subunit, giving the protein MATADIIIVGGGLAGLMATIKAAESGAHVHLFSLVPVKRSHSVCAQGGINGAVNTKGEGDSPWEHFDDTVYGGDFLANQPPVKAMCEAAPGIIHLMDRMGVMFNRTPEGLLDFRRFGGTKRHRTAFAGATTGQQLLYALDEQVRRWEAEGLVTKSENWEFLSAIIDDEGVCRGISAQNLKTMEIQTFPADAVILASGGPGIIFGKTTNSVINTGTAASAVYQQGVHYANGEFIQIHPTAIPGDDKLRLMSESARGEGGRIWTYKDGKPWYFLEEKYPAYGNLVPRDIATREIFDVCVDKGMGINGENMVYLDLSHKDPKELDVKLGGIIEIYEKFMGDDPRKIPMKIFPAVHYSMGGMWVDYNQMTNVPGLFAAGECEYQYHGANRLGANSLVSAIYGGMMAGPKAIEYIKGLKKSVQDISSTVFDGFHNKQITKYESLLAMSGTENAYVIHKELGEWMTNNMTVVRHNAKLEATIAKIKELKERYRNINMNDTSRWNNQGVAFTRQLWNMLELSEAMTLGALLRNESRGAHYKPEFPERNDAEFLKTTKATWSAEGPQISYDPVDVSLIPPRIRDYSKD; this is encoded by the coding sequence ATGGCAACAGCCGATATCATTATCGTGGGCGGCGGTCTGGCCGGCCTGATGGCTACCATCAAGGCGGCAGAATCCGGTGCGCATGTTCATTTATTTTCGCTAGTTCCCGTCAAAAGATCTCACTCTGTCTGCGCACAGGGCGGTATCAATGGCGCTGTAAATACAAAGGGTGAGGGAGACTCACCTTGGGAGCATTTTGATGACACGGTATACGGTGGAGACTTTCTGGCTAATCAGCCTCCAGTCAAAGCTATGTGTGAAGCAGCTCCTGGCATCATTCACCTTATGGACCGGATGGGCGTTATGTTCAACCGGACACCTGAAGGCTTGCTCGACTTCCGCCGTTTCGGCGGTACCAAACGCCATCGTACGGCATTTGCCGGTGCAACCACAGGCCAGCAGCTATTGTATGCCCTTGATGAACAAGTACGCCGCTGGGAAGCGGAGGGCCTTGTAACTAAGAGCGAGAACTGGGAGTTCCTCTCGGCGATCATCGATGACGAAGGCGTGTGCCGCGGCATCAGCGCCCAGAATCTTAAAACTATGGAGATTCAGACGTTCCCTGCCGATGCTGTTATTTTGGCCAGCGGGGGTCCGGGGATTATTTTTGGCAAAACAACGAACTCCGTAATCAACACGGGTACAGCCGCAAGTGCTGTCTATCAACAGGGTGTGCATTATGCGAACGGAGAATTCATACAGATTCACCCGACTGCGATTCCAGGCGACGATAAGCTTCGGCTGATGTCCGAATCCGCTCGCGGCGAGGGTGGACGCATCTGGACCTATAAGGACGGTAAACCATGGTATTTCCTCGAAGAGAAATATCCGGCTTACGGAAATCTGGTGCCGCGCGATATTGCTACCCGTGAGATTTTTGATGTCTGTGTAGATAAGGGAATGGGCATTAACGGGGAGAACATGGTATATCTGGATCTTTCCCATAAAGACCCGAAGGAACTGGACGTTAAGCTGGGCGGCATTATTGAGATTTATGAGAAATTCATGGGGGATGATCCCCGTAAAATACCGATGAAAATCTTCCCTGCCGTTCACTATTCTATGGGTGGCATGTGGGTTGACTATAACCAAATGACTAACGTTCCCGGCCTCTTTGCGGCAGGAGAGTGTGAATATCAATATCACGGAGCAAACCGTTTGGGTGCCAACTCCTTAGTATCAGCCATATATGGCGGTATGATGGCAGGACCTAAAGCTATTGAATATATAAAAGGCCTCAAGAAATCGGTGCAGGACATATCCTCTACGGTGTTCGACGGCTTCCATAACAAGCAAATCACTAAATATGAATCTCTGTTGGCGATGTCCGGCACTGAAAATGCGTATGTCATTCACAAGGAGCTCGGCGAGTGGATGACGAACAACATGACCGTTGTTCGCCACAATGCCAAGCTGGAAGCAACCATCGCCAAAATCAAAGAACTCAAGGAACGCTACCGCAATATTAACATGAACGATACATCGCGCTGGAACAATCAGGGTGTTGCCTTCACCCGGCAGTTGTGGAACATGCTGGAGCTGTCAGAAGCTATGACGCTTGGAGCCCTACTGCGCAATGAAAGCCGAGGCGCACATTACAAGCCGGAGTTCCCGGAACGTAATGATGCGGAGTTCCTAAAGACGACTAAGGCAACCTGGAGTGCAGAAGGTCCGCAAATTTCTTACGATCCAGTGGATGTTTCGCTGATTCCGCCACGGATTCGTGATTATTCGAAGGATTAA
- a CDS encoding succinate dehydrogenase cytochrome b558 subunit, translating to MRGFYSRKIHSLLGVIPLGGFFLEHMLTNFSAVEGGPSGFNDSVLWLNSLPLVFFLELFGIWLPLLYHGVFGLYIAYQSKPNLNRYNLERNWRYTLQRVTGIITFIFVVWHVFETRFQVALGNVKHEELGGVMHDILTQPLWLAFYTIGIISASFHFANGLWSFLISWGVTVGPRAQRVSSYLCLGLFVLVTFMFLISLVTFRDSEFQSAAAIAQTLKAMI from the coding sequence ATGAGAGGATTTTATTCCAGAAAGATTCATTCCTTGCTCGGCGTTATCCCGCTCGGAGGATTTTTCCTTGAGCACATGCTGACGAATTTCTCAGCAGTAGAGGGTGGGCCATCCGGATTCAACGACAGTGTGTTATGGCTGAACAGCCTGCCGCTCGTCTTCTTCCTGGAATTGTTCGGTATATGGCTTCCCTTGTTGTATCATGGGGTTTTCGGGCTGTACATTGCTTATCAATCGAAGCCGAACCTGAACCGTTATAACCTGGAGAGAAACTGGCGTTATACGCTACAGCGTGTTACAGGTATTATTACATTCATTTTTGTGGTCTGGCATGTATTTGAAACCCGGTTTCAGGTGGCTCTCGGAAATGTAAAGCATGAAGAGCTGGGCGGAGTCATGCATGATATTTTGACCCAACCGCTATGGCTTGCGTTCTATACGATCGGTATCATTTCCGCATCCTTCCATTTCGCCAATGGCCTTTGGTCCTTCCTCATCAGTTGGGGAGTAACCGTTGGACCGCGGGCACAGCGGGTGTCCTCCTATTTATGCTTGGGTCTTTTCGTCCTTGTTACGTTCATGTTCCTGATCTCGCTGGTCACCTTCCGTGACAGTGAATTTCAATCCGCAGCAGCTATTGCTCAAACCTTAAAGGCTATGATCTAA
- a CDS encoding LysR family transcriptional regulator: MFDDLDIFAAVVEHSSLNRASRQLNLSQPALSRKISKLEERLGVPLFNRHGKRLELTEVGRLTYTYALEQRQQRSKFLEALSKFKEGEPQFVTLGASLTTLQTTLPPLVNAYMEKYPTAELKLITGRTHEIVSSVSEGRSDVGIIASSIKEPGLRCIPLFEDQLRLVVSEHHPLTLFPKLTMEHLSRLPMILFSKGTWYRRLTDDLFQRCGIDPDVRMEIDSFEAIVRLLPTIKAAALLPKSYLRPELLNGGGLVSLHIKELEQTQRTTSLIYRDSGGLSTAARSLVQTTEDVFLPGREGDQ, translated from the coding sequence ATGTTTGACGATTTGGATATTTTTGCAGCGGTTGTTGAGCATTCCAGCTTAAATCGTGCATCCCGCCAGCTCAATTTGTCTCAGCCTGCCCTATCCCGCAAAATTTCCAAGCTGGAAGAACGGTTGGGTGTTCCTCTATTCAATCGACACGGCAAACGGTTGGAGTTGACCGAGGTGGGTCGTCTCACCTACACCTATGCCCTAGAGCAGCGGCAGCAGCGTTCCAAGTTCCTGGAGGCCCTCTCCAAATTTAAGGAAGGCGAGCCTCAGTTCGTCACGCTTGGAGCCAGTTTGACTACGCTTCAAACCACACTGCCGCCGCTTGTGAATGCCTATATGGAGAAATACCCAACAGCAGAGCTGAAGCTTATTACCGGAAGAACCCATGAGATCGTCTCATCCGTCAGTGAAGGAAGGTCTGATGTTGGTATCATCGCCTCTTCAATAAAAGAACCGGGACTGCGCTGCATTCCCCTATTTGAGGACCAGCTAAGGCTGGTTGTCTCCGAGCACCACCCCTTGACCCTATTTCCAAAGTTGACGATGGAGCATCTCTCACGGCTGCCTATGATCCTGTTCTCCAAAGGTACCTGGTACCGCCGCCTAACCGACGATCTGTTCCAACGCTGCGGCATTGATCCTGATGTACGTATGGAAATCGACTCCTTCGAAGCCATCGTCCGGCTGCTGCCGACCATCAAAGCTGCTGCGCTGCTGCCCAAATCCTATTTGCGCCCCGAGCTGCTGAACGGCGGTGGGCTTGTCTCCCTGCACATCAAAGAGCTGGAGCAGACCCAGCGAACCACCAGTCTTATATATCGCGATAGCGGCGGTCTGAGCACAGCCGCACGTTCACTGGTACAGACTACGGAGGATGTTTTCCTTCCTGGACGGGAAGGCGACCAATAA
- a CDS encoding GntR family transcriptional regulator produces MDDNRPIFVQIAEQIENDIIDSIVPEESQVPSTNQFASYYGINPATAAKGVNLLVEQGILYKKRGIGMFVSAGARTELIGKRRQQFYEQYVVAMIREAEKLGITTVQLSEMIHKGDESR; encoded by the coding sequence ATGGATGACAATCGGCCCATTTTTGTACAAATCGCTGAACAGATTGAGAATGACATCATAGACAGTATTGTGCCCGAAGAGTCACAAGTGCCCTCGACCAATCAGTTTGCTTCATACTATGGAATCAATCCTGCAACGGCAGCAAAAGGTGTGAATCTGCTAGTAGAGCAGGGAATATTGTACAAGAAACGGGGAATCGGCATGTTTGTATCAGCGGGAGCTCGTACGGAATTGATCGGTAAGCGGAGACAGCAATTTTATGAGCAGTATGTTGTAGCTATGATCCGTGAAGCGGAGAAGCTCGGTATAACGACAGTGCAACTTTCTGAAATGATCCATAAAGGAGATGAGAGTCGATGA
- a CDS encoding ABC transporter ATP-binding protein, giving the protein MTDLREESSEDVHSTTGMELFRVSRVFRGGQGVHDVSLVLKSQAIHGMIGANGSGKSTLLALMAGQQFPDSGQVLYGGIPVHEHAHTLSNICLVKTHERSWENYTLKQIFSFAALLYPNWDAGLAGELMDKFQLNAKKKYKQLSRGGQSMAGIIKGMASRAPLTLLDEPVIGLDASMREIFYKALLADYSMFPRTFVMTTHLIDESENLFEYMTYIKKGNVAYHGPVEDLSAKASYLTGTSSLLEELTKDKRTLHVERLGGRLLLALEDLSDPSERKHWLDKGVELSPISLQKLFVYMTQRDAANNEREGNR; this is encoded by the coding sequence ATGACGGACTTACGGGAAGAATCTTCAGAGGATGTCCACTCTACAACAGGCATGGAGCTATTCCGTGTCAGCAGGGTGTTCCGAGGCGGGCAAGGGGTACATGATGTCTCCCTTGTTCTCAAATCGCAGGCTATTCATGGGATGATCGGCGCCAATGGCAGCGGCAAAAGCACCTTGCTCGCACTAATGGCAGGACAACAGTTCCCAGACAGCGGTCAAGTCCTGTACGGAGGTATTCCTGTACATGAGCATGCCCATACCCTAAGTAACATTTGTCTAGTAAAGACCCATGAGCGATCTTGGGAGAATTACACCTTGAAGCAGATCTTCAGCTTCGCCGCCCTACTCTATCCGAATTGGGATGCCGGGCTGGCTGGGGAGTTGATGGATAAATTTCAGCTTAACGCGAAAAAAAAATATAAGCAGTTGTCTCGCGGAGGTCAGTCCATGGCCGGGATTATTAAGGGAATGGCAAGCCGCGCCCCGCTAACCTTGCTGGATGAACCGGTAATCGGTCTGGATGCCTCGATGCGGGAAATCTTTTACAAAGCGCTTCTGGCAGATTACAGTATGTTCCCTCGTACATTTGTTATGACCACTCACCTGATTGATGAAAGTGAGAATCTGTTTGAATATATGACTTATATCAAGAAGGGCAACGTGGCCTATCACGGGCCTGTAGAGGACTTGTCAGCAAAAGCTTCTTATCTAACAGGGACTTCCTCCCTGCTTGAGGAACTAACCAAGGATAAACGAACGCTACATGTGGAACGGTTGGGTGGAAGGCTTCTGTTGGCGTTAGAGGACCTCTCAGACCCCTCAGAACGTAAGCATTGGCTGGATAAAGGAGTCGAGCTCTCCCCCATTTCACTTCAGAAGCTGTTTGTTTATATGACGCAAAGAGATGCAGCTAACAACGAAAGAGAGGGAAATCGATGA
- a CDS encoding potassium channel family protein translates to MKAQQFVVIGLGRFGSSLALELMKMGYEVLGIDHHEERVDEMSEQLTHAVMADATDEGIMRSLGVRNFDCGIVAIGDNMERSILAAILLKELGIKQVVAKAISVLHGRALSKLGVDRVIFPEKDMGIRVAHQLVTPHLLDYIEISKDYKIVELIVPACMNGKSLSELNTRAKYGCSIIALNRESGIIVAPTAHDHLYKGDIVVVIGSNDSIDRFENGAMNQE, encoded by the coding sequence ATGAAAGCACAGCAATTTGTAGTAATCGGCCTAGGCCGTTTTGGTTCCAGTCTCGCGCTTGAACTTATGAAAATGGGCTACGAGGTGCTGGGAATAGACCATCACGAGGAACGCGTTGATGAAATGAGCGAGCAGTTGACGCATGCTGTGATGGCGGATGCGACAGATGAGGGGATCATGCGATCTCTCGGTGTGCGAAATTTTGATTGCGGAATTGTAGCTATCGGCGACAATATGGAGCGGAGCATCCTGGCGGCTATTTTGTTAAAAGAGCTTGGAATAAAGCAGGTGGTTGCTAAGGCGATTTCGGTACTGCATGGCCGTGCGCTCTCTAAGCTGGGGGTTGACCGGGTTATCTTTCCGGAAAAGGATATGGGAATTCGTGTCGCACATCAACTAGTGACGCCTCATTTGCTTGATTATATTGAAATCTCCAAGGACTATAAAATCGTCGAACTAATTGTACCCGCATGCATGAATGGTAAAAGCTTGTCCGAGCTTAATACACGGGCTAAATACGGCTGCAGTATTATTGCTCTGAATCGCGAAAGTGGAATTATTGTGGCTCCAACCGCGCATGATCATTTGTACAAGGGTGATATTGTAGTTGTTATTGGTTCCAATGACAGTATTGACCGATTTGAGAATGGGGCTATGAATCAGGAATAA
- a CDS encoding TrkH family potassium uptake protein, protein MSKFSFLKLSPPKILVFGFAAIILIGSLLLMLPISNTTGHSLKFIDAVFTATSATCVTGLVVRDTGTFFTTFGQTVIMFLIQIGGLGFMTMATLFALVLRRKISLRDRLILQEAMNQNSMEGIVRLIRRVLIYSLVIEGTAAVLLSIRWAFDMPLGRAIYFGIFHAVSLFNNAGFDLFGEYRSLTGYVSDPLVNIVMMVLIIMGGIGFIVMADLVEYKKTRRLSLHSKVVLFMTAVLILVGALVIFVFEFTNQRTLGPLNFGGKVLASFFQSVTPRTAGANTVDIAGLRQASQFFMVILMFIGASPGSTGGGIKTTTFTIMIAAVISMLRGREDIVMFRYRLAQERIFKALTITLLALLLVISVSMVLSTTEDHNFLMILFETTSAFATVGLSMGLTPELSFIGKILISLTMFSGRLGILTLAYAIGRKQGKPLYKYPEGKMIIG, encoded by the coding sequence ATATCTAAATTCAGCTTCCTAAAGCTCTCCCCGCCAAAGATTCTGGTGTTCGGCTTTGCTGCTATTATTCTGATTGGATCATTGTTATTAATGCTCCCTATCTCAAATACAACAGGGCATTCTCTGAAATTTATTGACGCGGTGTTTACAGCGACTTCTGCTACCTGTGTTACGGGGCTGGTAGTGAGGGATACAGGAACGTTTTTTACCACTTTTGGACAAACGGTAATTATGTTTCTTATCCAGATCGGTGGTTTAGGCTTCATGACCATGGCCACACTATTCGCCTTGGTACTAAGACGTAAAATATCTCTGCGTGACAGACTTATACTTCAGGAAGCGATGAACCAGAATTCTATGGAGGGCATTGTACGACTGATCCGCAGAGTATTAATTTACTCTCTGGTCATTGAAGGGACTGCCGCCGTCTTACTATCTATACGTTGGGCTTTTGATATGCCTTTGGGAAGAGCGATTTACTTTGGTATATTTCATGCCGTCTCACTGTTCAACAACGCTGGTTTTGATCTGTTTGGTGAATATCGAAGCCTGACAGGATATGTAAGTGATCCCCTAGTTAATATAGTCATGATGGTTCTGATTATCATGGGGGGGATTGGATTTATCGTTATGGCAGACCTGGTGGAATACAAAAAAACACGAAGGCTGTCCTTGCACAGTAAGGTCGTACTGTTTATGACAGCGGTACTCATTCTCGTAGGTGCACTGGTTATATTCGTATTTGAGTTTACAAACCAACGTACACTGGGCCCCTTGAACTTTGGCGGTAAGGTACTAGCGTCTTTCTTCCAATCCGTCACGCCTCGTACAGCTGGCGCCAATACGGTGGATATCGCCGGACTGCGTCAAGCGTCACAGTTTTTTATGGTCATTCTCATGTTTATTGGTGCCTCTCCGGGCTCAACAGGTGGCGGTATCAAAACGACAACCTTTACAATTATGATTGCTGCGGTTATTTCTATGCTGCGGGGACGAGAAGATATCGTAATGTTCCGTTATCGGCTGGCGCAAGAGCGTATTTTTAAGGCGCTCACGATTACATTGCTTGCCCTGCTGCTGGTCATCTCCGTGTCGATGGTACTCTCCACCACAGAAGACCATAACTTTTTGATGATCCTATTTGAGACCACATCAGCCTTCGCAACGGTAGGGCTAAGTATGGGGTTGACTCCAGAATTGTCATTCATCGGTAAAATCCTGATCTCACTAACGATGTTTTCCGGGCGACTAGGCATATTGACATTAGCTTACGCAATTGGACGTAAACAAGGTAAACCGCTGTATAAGTATCCAGAAGGTAAAATGATTATTGGATAA
- a CDS encoding CPBP family intramembrane glutamic endopeptidase — protein MNSVGQPLQQRALTKGLIFSGIIGLIIFIMFQVLPSLLASSSEENTTAISKVEAREKAALFAAEQLGYTAAANDEWTVTYQSDSSFYGYMSREKLLEDYTKNKLDRRYPFDVFQVSLLTSDTLNLNLSVDLNMYTGEVVAFDREAQSASANLQKYGIKTAASSESNDTEMSLEQKENLARPWLKKWEVNPSKLQIEPNSKAYGLVYTDSSVKVGESQLRYSFNFAEGEVSSYKAGFSAPSWHTSYVEKQTSLATKLTLFGYGLPTLALGILALIYSILRRGHTSFARGAFLSSVHFVIMMVSTYNMLPVTSDQSTEARVSAIIMFVVYALYSLLMSSLLYFSLVGGNGLWRQEEGLNPWPRAKEPGYGQYVLDSIRAGYIWAFVLLGVQTIMFIILSYTLNNWSTTDASQSPYNMRYAWLLPIVAWLAGLSEEAIYRFFGIRMLKKLVRSTLAACLITSLIWALGHTLYPIYPVSSRPIELMVIGLLFSYIFLRYGFIAVMFSHVVFDSILMGATLIFMKESINIGAGIFAIAMPFLVAYIVYRFNPPQKPKQAEPFNLN, from the coding sequence ATGAATTCCGTCGGCCAGCCCCTTCAGCAGAGAGCTCTCACTAAAGGGCTTATCTTCTCGGGCATCATCGGTCTTATTATTTTTATTATGTTTCAGGTACTCCCGTCCTTGCTCGCAAGCTCCTCAGAGGAAAATACCACAGCGATCAGTAAGGTGGAAGCCCGTGAAAAAGCTGCTTTGTTTGCAGCAGAGCAGTTGGGCTATACAGCGGCTGCAAATGATGAGTGGACTGTCACTTATCAATCAGACTCTTCCTTTTACGGCTATATGTCCCGTGAGAAACTTCTGGAGGACTACACCAAGAACAAACTGGATCGGCGTTATCCCTTTGATGTGTTTCAAGTTTCACTCCTTACTTCAGATACGTTGAATCTGAACCTTTCCGTTGATCTTAATATGTACACGGGAGAGGTTGTGGCCTTCGACCGCGAAGCACAATCAGCTTCTGCAAATTTGCAGAAGTATGGAATCAAGACAGCTGCTTCAAGTGAGAGCAACGATACTGAAATGTCTCTGGAGCAGAAGGAAAACCTGGCCCGCCCTTGGCTTAAAAAGTGGGAAGTTAATCCGTCTAAGCTGCAGATCGAACCGAACTCAAAAGCCTACGGACTTGTGTATACAGACAGCTCCGTTAAGGTGGGAGAGTCGCAGTTGCGCTATAGCTTCAACTTCGCAGAGGGTGAAGTCTCTTCTTATAAGGCCGGTTTCTCTGCCCCCAGCTGGCATACCTCTTATGTGGAAAAGCAGACCTCTCTCGCCACTAAGCTAACCCTGTTCGGCTACGGCCTGCCCACGTTGGCTCTCGGCATTTTAGCTTTGATCTACAGCATTTTACGAAGAGGACATACCTCATTTGCACGGGGTGCATTTCTAAGCTCCGTACATTTTGTAATCATGATGGTCAGCACCTATAATATGCTTCCCGTAACCTCTGATCAAAGCACTGAAGCCCGGGTATCCGCCATTATTATGTTTGTGGTCTACGCGCTTTACAGCTTGTTGATGTCTTCACTCCTGTACTTCTCTCTAGTCGGCGGCAACGGACTATGGCGTCAGGAGGAAGGACTTAATCCATGGCCCCGCGCCAAAGAACCGGGATACGGACAATATGTACTCGACAGCATCCGCGCCGGTTATATCTGGGCCTTCGTTCTGCTCGGTGTGCAGACGATCATGTTTATTATTTTATCGTACACACTGAACAACTGGTCCACTACAGATGCTTCCCAGTCTCCCTATAATATGAGATACGCTTGGCTTCTCCCGATTGTAGCTTGGCTTGCCGGTCTATCCGAGGAAGCCATCTATCGCTTTTTTGGGATTCGCATGCTGAAAAAGCTAGTTCGCAGCACCCTCGCTGCCTGCTTGATCACTTCACTTATTTGGGCTTTGGGACATACACTGTATCCTATCTATCCCGTTAGTTCCCGTCCGATCGAGCTTATGGTTATTGGACTCCTGTTCAGCTATATTTTTCTCCGCTACGGATTTATTGCCGTCATGTTCAGCCATGTCGTGTTTGACAGCATCCTGATGGGTGCTACGCTGATCTTTATGAAGGAGAGTATTAATATCGGTGCCGGGATCTTCGCGATCGCAATGCCGTTCCTAGTGGCCTACATTGTATACCGATTTAATCCACCACAGAAGCCAAAGCAGGCAGAGCCGTTTAATCTTAACTAA